One window of the Cydia splendana chromosome 18, ilCydSple1.2, whole genome shotgun sequence genome contains the following:
- the LOC134799625 gene encoding arylphorin subunit alpha-like, which translates to MKTVLILAALVALAVSGTVPQKYDVKLKPVDAQFLERQDKIYSLLESIGQYRKDADYWKIGYEYDVEANIDNYTNKKAVEEFLLYYKNGIMPKYKTFSVFYDEMREEAIALFKLFYYAKDFETFYKTAVFARVHFNNGQFLYALFTAMYQRPDTDTLVVSAPYEMYPQYFVNTKTFLKAYRTKMQNGDFDHAYAATHGIYLENGKYVFYSNYTSPWLTGSAEDKLSYFTEDIGMNSFYYYFQTLNPFWWKKNDEQYDQIRGDLFFFEYQQLIAKYYLNRLTSGLGEIPEFSWYKPIETGYYCQLSTYYPFFSRNENYQINKPENDKYISYLDSYEKSFLYYLEQGSFKAYNQEIDLRDEKAINFVAKYWFANVDLYEKMPKNYERFYEIIGLHLLAGTPEPTDKYTIFPSALELYQTSLRDPMFYQFYARILNYFLQWKEYLEPYSYSQLHFEGVKINNVKTDKLVTFFESYDFDITNDIFHSVEEFKANKPYDGNTYDVFSVRQPRLNHKPFTVTVDIKSDDATDAVFKFFLGPKYDSNGYPLNIEENWMNFVELDWFVHKLTPGQNKIERQSRDFSLYKEDSVPAVELFKLFKQGKVPVDMSEKFFYQPQRMMLPKGTKGGFPFQLYVVVYPYTPLSKEREEYKAYIPDMKPMSYPFDRPVYETYFKQPNIYYEDVLVYHEGEEYANFYNVKEYYPSYKNQVPKH; encoded by the exons tTGACGCTCAATTCCTCGAGCGCCAGGACAAAATCTACTCTCTTTTGGAGAGCATAGGACAGTACAGGAAGGACGCTGACTACTGGAAGATTGGCTACGAATACGATGTCGAGGCTAACATTGACAACTACACC AACAAGAAGGCAGTTGAAGAGTTTTTGCTGTACTACAAGAATGGCATCATGCCCAAATACAAGACCTTCTCCGTCTTCTACGATGAAATGAGAGAGGAGGCCATCGCTCTCTTCAAGCTCTTCTACTACGCTAAGGACTTCGAGACCTTCTACAAGACCGCCGTGTTCGCCCGCGTGCACTTCAACAATGGCCAGTTCCTCTACGCCCTATTCACCGCCATGTACCAGCGCCCCGACACCGATACTCTCGTTGTATCTGCTCCGTACGAGATGTACCCTCAGTACTTTGTTAACACCAAGACATTCCTGAAGGCCTACCGTACTAAGATGCAGAATGGTGACTTCGACCACGCCTATGCTGCCACCCACGGCATCTACCTCGAGAACGGAAAATACGTCTTCTACTCAAACTACACTAGCCCCTGGTTGACCGGCAGCGCTGAGGACAAGCTTTCCTACTTCACTGAGGACATTGGCATGAACTCGTTCTACTACTACTTCCAGACGCTTAACCCGTTTTGGTGGAAAAAGAACGACGAACAGTATGACCAAATCCGCGGAGATCTGTTCTTCTTCGAGTACCAACAGCTAATTGCTAAGTACTATCTCAACCGTCTCACCAGCGGTCTTGGAGAGATCCCTGAATTCTCTTGGTACAAGCCCATCGAGACCGGTTACTACTGCCAGTTATCCACCTACTACCCCTTCTTCTCGAGGAACGAGAACTACCAAATCAACAAGCCCGAAAATGACAAATACATTTCGTACCTTGACTCCTACGAGAAGTCTTTCTTGTACTACTTGGAGCAGGGTTCCTTCAAGGCT TACAACCAAGAGATCGATCTGCGTGACGAAAAAGCCATCAACTTCGTTGCCAAGTACTGGTTTGCCAACGTTGATTTGTACGAGAAAATGCCCAAGAACTATGAACGTTTCTACGAGATCATCGGTCTTCACCTCCTCGCCGGCACTCCCGAGCCCACTGACAA GTACACCATTTTCCCGAGCGCTTTGGAGCTGTACCAGACCTCTCTGCGCGATCCCATGTTCTACCAGTTCTACGCTCGCATCCTGAACTATTTCCTGCAATGGAAGGAGTACCTGGAACCCTACAGCTACAGCCAGCTTCACTTCGAAGGAGTCAAGATCAACAATGTTAAGACTGACAAGCTTGTCACCTTCTTCGAGTCCTATGACTTCGACATCACCAACGACATCTTCCACAGCGTCGAGGAGTTCAAGGCTAACAAACCTTACGACGGAAATACTTACGACGTCTTCTCTGTTCGTCAACCTCGTCTTAACCACAAGCCCTTCACCGTCACTGTCGATATCAAGTCTGACGACGCTACCGACGCCGTGTTCAAGTTCTTCCTGGGTCCCAAATACGACAGCAATGGCTATCCTCTTAACATTGAAGAGAACTGGATGAACTTCGTCGAGCTGGACTGGTTCGTTCACAAGTTGACCCCTGGACAGAACAAGATCGAACGCCAGTCGCGCGACTTCTCCCTGTACAAGGAGGACTCCGTCCCCGCGGTTGAACTCTTCAAGCTGTTCAAGCAAGGAAAGGTCCCAGTCGATATGTCTGAGAAGTTCTTCTACCAGCCCCAGAGAATGATGCTGCCTAAGGGTACCAAGGGTGGCTTCCCCTTCCAACTGTACGTCGTCGTCTACCCCTACACTCCTCTGTCTAAGGAGAGGGAAGAGTACAAGGCTTACATCCCTGACATGAAGCCCATGTCTTATCCCTTCGACCGCCCCGTGTACGAGACTTACTTCAAGCAGCCCAACATCTACTATGAGGATGTGTTAGTCTACCACGAGGGAGAAGAGTACGCCAACTTCTACAACGTTAAGGAGTACTACCCTAGCTATAAGAACCAAGTGCCTAAACACTAA
- the LOC134799259 gene encoding arylphorin subunit alpha-like, which yields MREEGLALLKLFYYAKDFEAFYKTAAFARVHFNEGQFLYALYTAIYVRPDTYTLVLPAPYEMFPQYFVNTKTILKAYRTKMQNGDFDPAYASTHGIYHENGKYVFYSNYTSPWLTGSKEDKLSYFTEDIGMNSYYYHFQTLYPYWWSSKNIKLYDEFRGDLYYFCYRQLIAKYYLNRLTSGLGEIPEFSWYKPIETGYYSQLSTYYPFFSRNEYYHITKPENDQYISYLDSYEKSFLYYLEQGNFKAYNQEIDLRDEKAINFVAKYWFANVDLSEKMPKNYERFYEIIGLHLLAGTPEPTDKYTIFPSALELPQTSLRDPMFYQFYARILNYFLQWEEYLEPHSYSQLHFEGVKINNVKTDKLVTFFEPYDFDITNDIFHSVEEFKAHDPTVYTVRQPRLNHKPFAVTVDIKSNVATDAVFKLFLGPKYDSNGYPLNIEDNWMNFVELDWFLHKLTPGQNKIERHSRDFALCKEDSVPGVELLKLFKQGKVPVDMSEKFFYQPQRMMLPKGTKGGFPFQLYVVVYPYTPLPKEMEELKALFPDMKPMLYPFDRPVYESYFKQPNIYYEDVFIYHEGEEYANFYNVKDYYPYYKNQVPA from the exons ATGAGAGAAGAGGGTTTGGCTCTCTTGAAGCTTTTCTATTACGCCAAGGACTTCGAGGCCTTTTACAAGACCGCCGCCTTCGCCCGCGTGCATTTCAACGAAGGCCAGTTCCTCTACGCCTTGTATACGGCCATTTACGTACGCCCCGATACCTACACTCTGGTTCTACCTGCGCCGTACGAGATGTTCCCTCAGTACTTCGTCAACACCAAGACTATCCTGAAGGCCTACCGTACTAAAATGCAGAACGGCGACTTTGACCCCGCTTATGCCTCCACCCACGGCATCTACCACGAGAACGGAAAATATGTCTTCTATTCAAACTACACCAGTCCCTGGTTGACTGGCAGCAAAGAGGACAAACTTTCCTACTTCACTGAGGATATTGGCATGAACTCGTACTACTACCACTTCCAGACACTTTACCCGTACTGGTGGTCGAGCAAGAACATCAAACTCTATGACGAGTTCCGTGGAGACCTGTACTACTTCTGCTACCGACAGCTCATCGCTAAGTACTATCTCAACCGTCTCACCAGCGGACTTGGAGAGATCCCTGAATTCTCGTGGTACAAGCCCATCGAGACGGGATACTACAGCCAGTTGTCCACCTACTACCCCTTCTTCTCGAGGAACGAATACTACCATATCACCAAGCCCGAAAATGACCAATACATTTCGTACCTTGACTCCTACGAGAAGTCTTTCCTGTACTACTTGGAGCAAGGCAACTTCAAGGCT TACAACCAAGAGATCGACCTGCGTGACGAAAAGGCCATCAACTTCGTTGCCAAGTACTGGTTCGCCAACGTTGACTTGTCCGAAAAAATGCCCAAGAACTATGAACGCTTCTACGAGATCATCGGTCTTCACCTCCTCGCTGGCACTCCCGAGCCCACTGACAA GTACACCATCTTCCCGAGCGCGTTGGAGCTGCCCCAGACCTCTCTGCGCGATCCCATGTTCTACCAGTTCTACGCTCGTATCCTGAACTACTTCCTACAGTGGGAAGAGTACCTGGAACCACACAGCTACAGCCAGCTCCACTTCGAAGGAGTCAAGATCAACAACGTCAAGACCGACAAATTGGTCACCTTCTTTGAGCCCTACGACTTTGATATCACCAACGACATCTTTCACAGCGTCGAGGAGTTCAAGGCTCATGACCCCACCGTCTACACCGTTCGTCAACCTCGTCTTAACCACAAGCCCTTCGCCGTCACTGTCGATATCAAGTCTAACGTTGCTACCGACGCCGTGTTCAAGTTATTCCTAGGTCCTAAATATGATAGCAATGGCTATCCTCTTAACATTGAAGACAACTGGATGAACTTCGTTGAGCTGGACTGGTTCCTTCATAAGCTGACCCCTGGACAGAACAAGATCGAACGCCATTCCCGCGACTTCGCCTTGTGCAAGGAGGACTCCGTTCCCGGGGTTGAACTATTGAAGCTGTTCAAGCAAGGAAAGGTCCCAGTCGATATGTCTGAGAAGTTCTTCTATCAGCCCCAGAGAATGATGCTGCCTAAGGGTACCAAGGGTGGCTTCCCCTTCCAGCTGTACGTTGTCGTCTACCCCTACACTCCTCTGCCTAAGGAGATGGAAGAGTTAAAGGCTCTCTTCCCTGATATGAAGCCCATGTTGTACCCGTTCGACCGCCCCGTGTACGAGTCTTACTTCAAGCAGCCGAACATTTACTACGAGGATGTGTTCATCTACCACGAGGGAGAAGAGTACGCTAACTTCTACAACGTTAAGGATTACTACCCTTACTACAAGAACCAAGTACCTGCCTAA